A single window of Rhodamnia argentea isolate NSW1041297 chromosome 5, ASM2092103v1, whole genome shotgun sequence DNA harbors:
- the LOC115737167 gene encoding bifunctional dihydrofolate reductase-thymidylate synthase-like: MAGEFSVALPNGNSNGTPPDPQRTYQVIVAATRDMGIGKDGKLPWRLPSDLKYFKSVTLTTVDPGKKNAVIMGRKTWESIPPEHRPLPGRLNVVLTRSGSFDIATAENVIICGSMCSALDLLASSPYCLSIEKVFVIGGGQIFREALNAPACDAIHITEIETPVECDTFMPMVDTTVFHPWYSSFPVVENNIRYSFTTYVRVRCSALESLPQTNGLIFNGKTDSVKFEVKTFAVLPKMIFERHEEYLYLRLVEDILLNGTPKDDRTGTGTISMFGCQMRFNLRKNFPLLTTKKVFWRGVVEELLWFISGSTNAKVLQEKGIHIWDGNASRDYLDGLGLKDREEGDLGPVYGFQWRHFGARYSNMHADYTGQGFDQLLDVIYKIKNNPDDRRIILSAWNPSDLKLMALPPCHMFAQFYVANGELSCQMYQRSADMGLGVPFNIASYALLTCMIAHVCDLSPGDFVHVIGDAHVYRTHVRPLEEQLQKAPKPFPILKINPERKDIDSFLAADFKLIGYDPHDKLEMKMAV; this comes from the exons ATGGCTGGTGAATTCTCAGTGGCCCTTCCCAATGGCAACTCCAATGGGACTCCACCTGATCCACAAAGGACTTACCAGGTTATTGTGGCTGCAACTCGAGATATGGGTATAGGCAAGGATGGAAAACTTCCCTGGAGGTTGCCCTCTGATCTCAAATATTTTAAGAGCGTTACTCTTACGACAGTTGATCCTGGGAAAAAGAATGCGGTCATCATGGGTAGAAAAACATGGGAAAGTATTCCTCCTGAGCATAGGCCTCTACCTGGCCGCCTCAATGTTGTTCTCACTCGTTCTGGGAGCTTTGATATTGCAACTGCAGAGAATGTCATCATATGTGGAAGCATGTGTTCTGCCTTGGATTTATTGGCTTCATCTCCTTACTGTTTATCAATTGAGAAAGTTTTTGTCATTGGCGGTGGCCAGATATTTAG GGAAGCTCTCAATGCTCCTGCATGTGATGCCATCCACATAACTGAAATTGAGacaccagttgaatgtgacacTTTTATGCCCATGGTTGATACAACTGTCTTTCACCCATGGTACTCGTCCTTTCCCGTTGTTGAAAACAATATCCGATACTCTTTTACTACTTATGTCCGTGTAAGATGTTCTGCACTGGAGTCTCTGCCTCAGACAAATGGTCTGATCTTCAACGGTAAGACGGATTCTGTGAAGTTTGAGGTGAAGACTTTTGCTGTTCTGCCCAAGATGATTTTTGAGAGACATGAAGAGTACCTGTATTTGAGATTAGTCGAAGATATACTGTTAAATGGCACTCCAAAGGATGACAGGACTGGAACTGGTACCATATCAATGTTTGGATGCCAG ATGCGGTTCAATCTGCGCAAAAACTTCCCTCTTTTGACAACTAAG AAAGTATTTTGGCGCGGAGTTGTTGAAGAGCTTTTGTGGTTCATAAGTGGTTCTACAAATGCCAAG GTTCTTCAGGAAAAAGGCATTCATATATGGGATGGCAATGCATCTAGAGACTACCTTGATGG GCTTGGTCTGAAAGATCGAGAAGAAGGTGACTTGGGACCAGTTTATGGCTTTCAATGGCGGCATTTTGGTGCTAG GTATAGTAATATGCATGCTGACTATACCGGCCAAGGATTTGATCAGCTGTTGGATGTTATTTACAAGATCAAGAATAATCCTGATGATCGTCGAATTATACTCTCTGCTTGGAATCCTTCTGATTTAAAATTGATGGCACTTCCACCTTGCCACATGTTTGCGCAG TTCTATGTTGCAAATGGGGAATTGTCATGTCAAATGTATCAGCGCTCTGCTGACATGGGATTGGGAGTGCCATTCAACATTGCTTCTTATGCTCTCCTTACATGCATGATTGCTCATGTTTGTG ATCTTTCTCCTGGTGATTTTGTCCATGTTATCGGGGATGCTCATGTTTATCGTACCCATGTTAGACCTCTGGAGGAACAACTTCAGAAAGCACCCAAGCCCTTTCCA ATTTTAAAGATAAACCCAGAGAGGAAGGATATAGACTCTTTCTTAGCAGCTGATTTCAAACTAATCGGATATGACCCTCATGATAAACTAGAAATGAAAATGGCAGTCTAG
- the LOC115737169 gene encoding 40S ribosomal protein S25-2, translated as MAPKKDKAPPPSSKPAKSGGGKQKKKKWSKGKQKEKVNNMVLFDQATYDKLLSEAPKYKLITPSILSDRLRINGSLARKAIRELMARGLIRMVSAHASQQIYTRATNT; from the exons ATG GCTCCGAAGAAGGACAAAGCCCCGCCTCCCTCGTCCAAGCCTGCGAAGTCTGGTGGTggaaagcagaagaagaag AAATGGAGCAAGGGAAAGCAGAAGGAGAAGGTGAACAACATGGTGCTGTTTGACCAGGCAACTTATGACAAGCTTCTTTCCGAGGCACCCAAGTATAAGCTCATCACCCCGTCCATCCTCTCTGATCGCCTAAGG ATTAATGGATCACTTGCTCGGAAGGCAATAAGAGAACTCATGGCTAGAGGTTTGATCAGGATGGTCTCTGCTCATGCAAGCCAGCAGATCTACACCAGGGCGACAAATACATAA